The genomic window ccgagacccaaattcgaatcctaattgattcacatttctggctaagttcatttctgaatgaaataaacgaagcgggtagcatgctacctatctctctctctccctctcaaaaaaaaaaaaactctaatgTTATATTGTCAATTGCATGCATCTCAAACTTCCAATGAACCCTAAAATAATAACCCTAGAAACCATTAGCACTAATTTTTAGACAAGATCCatacgaaaataaaaattacagtaACAATCAGAACACAAAAACTAGTCGAAACTAAATGTCTCCTAGATGTATGAACAAGAAGATtctcacataaaaaaaaaaaaaaaaatttcagagcAAAAGAAACAATGAAGCTTCAGGAAAGGATTAAGAGCGACAAAACCCATTAATCCAACTTATACAGAGAGTTCCATTAGCTTTTAGTGTCTGCGGTGTGTTCTGCATGACAACCTTGGTGCATAAAATGTAAAATCAACAACATCTGAAAAATCCAAAGCCAACAAAGTACAAACTGACTACGAAACGAAGAACCCGTCCTTCTCGAAATCATCATTTCCGGCCAGGCTTTGGATCCCCTCCCAGCCAAAACAGGACTGATGGGAAAATTTCTCGAATCTGAAACCAAACTCTATTCTGCTTCCGATTTCTCACTAGCACATATACTAGAGATAATTCGCACTTGTAACAGTGCGACGCAATATGATCGATTAATGCATAAAGAACCACTCTCAATTTTCATTGTCAACGGCAGGACCCCCACCCCGCCTGACAAAGTGACCGCCGCCGCGTCGTGAGTGGCTCTGACCACCCCGACCTCTGTACCTCGATCCAAAATGAGGGTTCCCCTCGACTGCTTCGTCAAAATTAGGGTTGGGGTTTGGTCGGGAGGACTCAGCAGGTTTAGAGTACGATCCAACCGGCTGATACTCAAAATGCGCATTGCTCTTTCGCTTGTCTCCATTTGTGCTGAAATTTGCTTCTCTCCCTCTATAGATCACCTCTTGCCCTCTACTGAAGCGGCTGTTGCGGCGTTGTGCTGGATTAAATTGATGTTCAGATTGGGCAGCTTCATATGTTGGAGCTTTGGTGGATGCATCTTGTTGTACTTTATGTATCTGCTCTTCTGAAGGATTTTCAACTTTAGCCTCACTTCTTATGTCATTAACATCACCCTTTGGAGCTAGGTTGCTTTCATTCTCACTGTGACGCATACTACTCTCGCCAGAGTGTTCCTTGTTACGCCTGTTTTTCTCCTGGTGGCTCTGAGGATAGGCTTGAGATTTCGGTTTCCAGTGAGATTTTGCATGCTCGGAGGAAGAATACTTGTTCTCTgatttcgaattcaaattcaaatcagaGGCTGGTGTTCGAGTTTGGGTGTTATCACCGGTTCCACTTTCCATCGCATGGTTACCGGATTCGGTATAATTGCTTCCTCCAGCCTTGTTAACCTTTATCTGCTGCCACCTCTGTTTAGATCCTACTCCCTGATCCTTAACTGCAGGAGGTTCAGTCGGCAATAAATTAGTATCAGTAGTACTCCAACCATCCGATTTGAGCTGTCTTGCTTCTTGGCCATCTGATTCATGCAACTGATGCTGATCAGAACTCTTGTGAACATGTTGCACAGAGTCGGAATCGACCAGATTATCGTCGGAATTTGATAGGCGAGCAGTTTCAGCTGGATTTCTCTGCCTCCAAGAAGCATGCTTTCTACCACGCTTATTAACAGGCTTATTATTCTCCTCCCCAGTTTTGGTATCCAAATTTGAATCTGCTTTTGCAGCTACTGAAACATCCGCTGCAATGCCCTTCTCAACATTTTTAGCATCAGAACTAAGTTTCTGAGAGTTCTCCTGCTGCAACAGTTCTTTAGCCACAGGCTTGGGAACATACCTTTCCATCTCAGCCCTTTTAGTTTTCACACTAGCGTGCATATCATCGCCAACCTTTTCGTTTGATTGAATGCTAGTTATATTCGTATTAATCTGCTTACTTTCCTCAGACTGCTCGTTAGTCTCTGGATGCTTATTAACAGGTGCCCAGATAACAGCCTCGCTCCCATGAATTTTGTCTACAGGCCTAGCACCTTGCTGGTTTCTTGTGGTCCTCCTAAAGGCTTGAGATTTCGAGTGGTTGCTCTGATTTACCATTTTAGTTTCAGCAATCAATTCTTGGGAAGGTATTTTGTTGCTTTCAAAGGAAACTTTTTCAGTCTTCTCATCTGTAGGTGGTGCCAAAGATGGTAATGAAGAGCTTGCGATAGCATCATCCAACTTGTTTTTACTCCTCAAATTTCTGTTACCTCTCTTCTTCTGCTGCATAGGGAGATCCTCACTATTGGGCACATTGTCGATTGCGGGTGTCTGAACTTTGGAGTCGATGAGATTCTTAGTGTTATCCATAATATTAGAAATAATCGGCTTTTCAACCTGATTCTTCTCTTCAAAGGCATTCGGCCTTTTCCTATAAGCCATCTGCTTATGCCTAGGAGCTCTGCTGTCGTGAGAAACAGCTGACTCGTCAGAAACAGCTTCCGAGGAAATTGGAGCTTTATCTAAGGGCAACTCTGTAGGAGCTTCAACATTTTTGAGTTCAGTATATTTTGCCTTTGCTGATGGAACAGGCAAAATACCAACCTGGGACTCACGCACAGAATTTTCAGCTTTTGCTTCTTGTTTAGGGGTTGTATCGTCATTTTCTGGGAATGGATCATTTAGTTTTTTCTGATTTGCTGCCGCTGCAGAGCGCCTGTTTAACTCTTCCAGCTTTGCAAGAGCTTTTGCCTTTTGCTCCCTCGTGCGTTCCTCCTCTTCTTGCTGAAGCTGTTTCGCACGCTGTACTGCTATCTCTTTCATTTTAGTGCGCTAAGAAAAAGGTAACAGAATACAACATTAGGGCTGCTTAtaaatacaaaacaaaattcaCAACAAAGATTTTACTCCTACATGCTTCATTAGAGAAAgatagaaaggaaag from Ananas comosus cultivar F153 linkage group 23, ASM154086v1, whole genome shotgun sequence includes these protein-coding regions:
- the LOC109727911 gene encoding protein MODIFIER OF SNC1 1-like isoform X1, which translates into the protein MASSLLTADRRVVSSRKSGMTVLGKVPKPINLPSQRLENHGLDPNVEIVPKGTLTWGSRPSSAASNAWASSTILSPKTDGSAGSPSHFNDRPTSGGSGTRPSTAGSEKSSDPSSVWGSNSRPSSASGLLASSYTSVAANRPRSAETRPGSSHLSRFAESSSENTVAWGSTRTPEKLGSMPSKNTGFTLSSGDFPTLGSEKNSESHVQRAGHSSQGRSTSGSGIEATSNEGLETPTGGDGSVNVNILKTGKYSPAGGNSPQNKSWQREPQQPQPQPQPYPILGMPPQQIDTWRPPPPTHPPDTVWYRGAPLGGPFRPAIPPPGEPYMYYPQFQPNFEAAPRPGVRQGGYHPNNNGETYRPHLAPNTFMVPSYYGSPQAPVPYAGYYGTPQAGFGNAGEKEVSFQGGLSEYPNQNDKVNPEHIQTRTVKHEPLMNKEQKESDQPHGQYRVLLKQHDASGNSHHAQERKDRPLTPNLLHTDQKGLLKEPGKCEERPSNNVSKKQPEYPSQTDEGILSGKPKTTISTAHDHQTVTKKNATLIEKIEVLNHKARSSEAHSEVGQALSKDDKMKQSKVLSSQTDHPTVAESQISAADSNVHRASNATRRTQDSDSKESHDASVSEAPASLDLSIDYQAQRTKMKEIAVQRAKQLQQEEEERTREQKAKALAKLEELNRRSAAAANQKKLNDPFPENDDTTPKQEAKAENSVRESQVGILPVPSAKAKYTELKNVEAPTELPLDKAPISSEAVSDESAVSHDSRAPRHKQMAYRKRPNAFEEKNQVEKPIISNIMDNTKNLIDSKVQTPAIDNVPNSEDLPMQQKKRGNRNLRSKNKLDDAIASSSLPSLAPPTDEKTEKVSFESNKIPSQELIAETKMVNQSNHSKSQAFRRTTRNQQGARPVDKIHGSEAVIWAPVNKHPETNEQSEESKQINTNITSIQSNEKVGDDMHASVKTKRAEMERYVPKPVAKELLQQENSQKLSSDAKNVEKGIAADVSVAAKADSNLDTKTGEENNKPVNKRGRKHASWRQRNPAETARLSNSDDNLVDSDSVQHVHKSSDQHQLHESDGQEARQLKSDGWSTTDTNLLPTEPPAVKDQGVGSKQRWQQIKVNKAGGSNYTESGNHAMESGTGDNTQTRTPASDLNLNSKSENKYSSSEHAKSHWKPKSQAYPQSHQEKNRRNKEHSGESSMRHSENESNLAPKGDVNDIRSEAKVENPSEEQIHKVQQDASTKAPTYEAAQSEHQFNPAQRRNSRFSRGQEVIYRGREANFSTNGDKRKSNAHFEYQPVGSYSKPAESSRPNPNPNFDEAVEGNPHFGSRYRGRGGQSHSRRGGGHFVRRGGGPAVDNEN
- the LOC109727911 gene encoding protein MODIFIER OF SNC1 1-like isoform X2 gives rise to the protein MASSLLTADRRVVSSRKSGMTVLGKVPKPINLPSQRLENHGLDPNVEIVPKGTLTWGSRPSSAASNAWASSTILSPKTDGSAGSPSHFNDRPTSGGSGTRPSTAGSEKSSDPSSVWGSNSRPSSASGLLASSYTSVAANRPRSAETRPGSSHLSRFAESSSENTVAWGSTRTPEKLGSMPSKNTGFTLSSGDFPTLGSEKNSESHVQRGHSSQGRSTSGSGIEATSNEGLETPTGGDGSVNVNILKTGKYSPAGGNSPQNKSWQREPQQPQPQPQPYPILGMPPQQIDTWRPPPPTHPPDTVWYRGAPLGGPFRPAIPPPGEPYMYYPQFQPNFEAAPRPGVRQGGYHPNNNGETYRPHLAPNTFMVPSYYGSPQAPVPYAGYYGTPQAGFGNAGEKEVSFQGGLSEYPNQNDKVNPEHIQTRTVKHEPLMNKEQKESDQPHGQYRVLLKQHDASGNSHHAQERKDRPLTPNLLHTDQKGLLKEPGKCEERPSNNVSKKQPEYPSQTDEGILSGKPKTTISTAHDHQTVTKKNATLIEKIEVLNHKARSSEAHSEVGQALSKDDKMKQSKVLSSQTDHPTVAESQISAADSNVHRASNATRRTQDSDSKESHDASVSEAPASLDLSIDYQAQRTKMKEIAVQRAKQLQQEEEERTREQKAKALAKLEELNRRSAAAANQKKLNDPFPENDDTTPKQEAKAENSVRESQVGILPVPSAKAKYTELKNVEAPTELPLDKAPISSEAVSDESAVSHDSRAPRHKQMAYRKRPNAFEEKNQVEKPIISNIMDNTKNLIDSKVQTPAIDNVPNSEDLPMQQKKRGNRNLRSKNKLDDAIASSSLPSLAPPTDEKTEKVSFESNKIPSQELIAETKMVNQSNHSKSQAFRRTTRNQQGARPVDKIHGSEAVIWAPVNKHPETNEQSEESKQINTNITSIQSNEKVGDDMHASVKTKRAEMERYVPKPVAKELLQQENSQKLSSDAKNVEKGIAADVSVAAKADSNLDTKTGEENNKPVNKRGRKHASWRQRNPAETARLSNSDDNLVDSDSVQHVHKSSDQHQLHESDGQEARQLKSDGWSTTDTNLLPTEPPAVKDQGVGSKQRWQQIKVNKAGGSNYTESGNHAMESGTGDNTQTRTPASDLNLNSKSENKYSSSEHAKSHWKPKSQAYPQSHQEKNRRNKEHSGESSMRHSENESNLAPKGDVNDIRSEAKVENPSEEQIHKVQQDASTKAPTYEAAQSEHQFNPAQRRNSRFSRGQEVIYRGREANFSTNGDKRKSNAHFEYQPVGSYSKPAESSRPNPNPNFDEAVEGNPHFGSRYRGRGGQSHSRRGGGHFVRRGGGPAVDNEN